GCCGAGGACCCCGCCGCGACGGCGATCGTTGAGCGGAACCCTGCGGAGCTCGCTCCCCTCGACCGGCGGCAGTCCGTAGTGGGCGGCAAGGCGGTCGTTCAGCACGGCGTAGTCGGCGTCGACGAGGTCGAGCAGGCTGCGATCTTCGCGGAGAATGGTTTCAACGAGGCCGCTCGCTTCGGCCCGCATGTCGGCGGCAAGCTGGGCGTCGAACTCGGGGAAACGCTCAGCGTCGGGTTTCACCGTGCTGCCGAGTGCGCCGATGTTGAGCCACTGCGTCGCGAAGCTATCGGCGAGGCCGCGAGCTTTTGGATCGGCGAGCATGCGGCGAATTTGGTCGCGGAGGACCGCTTCGTCGTGCAGCTTGCCCGCGTCGGCGAGTTGGGCGAGCTCGTCGTCGGGCATCGTGTTCCAGATGAAGTACGACAGCCGCGCGGCGAGCTGGTGGTGGCCGAGCGGGTAGACGCCTTCGGTTTCGGGCTCCGGTTCGACGAGGAATAGGAAATGAGGCGAGATGAGCACGGCCTTAAGGGCGAGCTTGAGCGACGGCAGGTAGGCGTCGCCGCGGGTTTGGGCGCGATCGAAGAGCGTCATCAGACGCTGCAGTTCGTCGTCGGCGAGCGGGCGGCGGAATGCGCGGCGGGCGAACGCGGCGAGCGATTGGCGGGCAGCGGCATGTGGGGGAAGGTCGGCGGTGGGAAAAGTGAGGGAAGAAGATAATGACGAATGACGAAATCCGAATGACGAATGAGGAGAGCTTGAGCCCTCGCCGTTTTCTTTCGTCATTCTGGTTTCGTCATTCGTCATTTCCTCGCGCTCGGGGAGTGCGACATCTAAGACGCGCGTTGCCGCGAGCAGGTATTGCTCAAGTAGCACGGGCGAAACGAAGAGCGTGTCGCCGGTGTTATCAAACCCTTCGCCGCCAGAGCCGTCGGAAGGAAAGGCGTCGGCCGGACGGAGGTCGAGGCCGGTGAGGTCGCGGATCGTGTTGTTGTATTCGCTGCGGCTGAGGCGGCGGCTCATCACGTGGCCGGGATAGAACGACTGGTTCCCGTCGGTGGCGAGCTTGTGGCAATCGTCTTCAACGCGGCGATGCGCGGCGATCCAGTGGACGAGCGTGCTGCGCTTCTCGTCGTTCAGCTGGTCGCTCCCCTCGGGAGGCATTTCGTGCAGGTTGACGCGGGCCATCACCTGCTCCCACACGAGCGGCGCGGCGAGGGCGTCGGCCGAGGTGGCGTAGGGAGCGAGGTTGAGGCCGCCGTCCGATTCGGCGCCGTCGTGGCACGGCAGGCAGTGATGCTCGACGATGGGGCGAACCTTCAACGCGAACTCGTCGGGCGGCAGTGCCGCCGCCGGTTGCGGCGCCGCGGGCTGCGGAGGTTCGACGGCCGGCTCTTGGGCGACGCCACACGTCGTGAAGATCGCCAGCGCGGCGAAGGTGGAGAAGCCGAGGACATGAAGGCGGGAGGCGAGCATGACCCCCTTAGGATAGCCCGGCGCTACAGGGGGGAGAATGACGAAATCCGCACGGCGGAGGGACGAATGGCGGTTGGAATTGGGAGAAAACTGAACCACGAAGGCACGACGATACGAAGAAAAGCACGAAGAAAGCGGAAGATCGGAAAGTGAATATCCACGGCTCCTCGTTTCAGTCTCCCGCTGCAATCTCCTCCAGGTTGCTGCTCTTCGTGCGTCCTTCCCGCCTTCGAGTCTTCGTGGTGAGGCAGTTTTTCAGAATGAGCAGGTTACAAATGCCGGATGGTCGCGCTTCCGTGTTGGTGGTTCAGTT
This sequence is a window from Lacipirellula parvula. Protein-coding genes within it:
- a CDS encoding DUF1592 domain-containing protein; the encoded protein is MLASRLHVLGFSTFAALAIFTTCGVAQEPAVEPPQPAAPQPAAALPPDEFALKVRPIVEHHCLPCHDGAESDGGLNLAPYATSADALAAPLVWEQVMARVNLHEMPPEGSDQLNDEKRSTLVHWIAAHRRVEDDCHKLATDGNQSFYPGHVMSRRLSRSEYNNTIRDLTGLDLRPADAFPSDGSGGEGFDNTGDTLFVSPVLLEQYLLAATRVLDVALPEREEMTNDETRMTKENGEGSSSPHSSFGFRHSSLSSSLTFPTADLPPHAAARQSLAAFARRAFRRPLADDELQRLMTLFDRAQTRGDAYLPSLKLALKAVLISPHFLFLVEPEPETEGVYPLGHHQLAARLSYFIWNTMPDDELAQLADAGKLHDEAVLRDQIRRMLADPKARGLADSFATQWLNIGALGSTVKPDAERFPEFDAQLAADMRAEASGLVETILREDRSLLDLVDADYAVLNDRLAAHYGLPPVEGSELRRVPLNDRRRGGVLGLGAVLTTTSLPLRTSPVLRGKWVLEEVLGASVPPPPPNAGVLPEDDRLHDGLTLRQRLEQHRTNPECAACHQRMDPLGFGLECFDATGRWRHHNAGQPIDSSGTLPDGQTFNGPAELKQVLLTRRGEFLHNVTRKMLGYALGRGLSQFDDCVVRETVKSLEANDCRSSVLVEQIAMSYPFRHRYAKK